A region of Channa argus isolate prfri chromosome 8, Channa argus male v1.0, whole genome shotgun sequence DNA encodes the following proteins:
- the nhsa gene encoding actin remodeling regulator NHS isoform X2 produces the protein MRSSSQVITSCVIPINVTGVGFDRDASVRCSLVHSQSVLQRRRKLRRRRTIHGVPRQVQQDLDSDDSPGSRERTVIVHTSPDITLSNEELANHLSTRDSGCQTEDFLISGVPSRRRIRGQRGQGVSLSRSAGNISSLLDSTDTMFTASVGARLRSRSLPREGSQIINNGHNDSDDEEELSPFDTEDFMPGPGELILKDEEESTDDQTSSEHQLGLKYNQLSESSKHRWMERTRSQLPRKVDMGSCEISSSSDTFSSPVHSVSAAGVLEGQLDHKEDHQSSSGNWSGSSSTCPSQTSDTIPPAASPLLTGSSHCDSELSLNTAAHNNEDQTGFMLDNYQGLRTQRAGSFSSTAMDILEEAGVSTPMEGGWRYTPPDPSHLQDFSPEPSREAESSLGCPSFTSMATCESSYSDKPLSEKADTISHYSVDTEGYYTSMHFDCGLKGSKSFTYNYVASSSDCGLSDISGHMTLGRRCLSLRKPKVKPCPPKRSSSLRKICSEGNIPGKKEPKITCGQQLPLSSQQRKLKLALSGSPGCVENSSQVREPLVVWGVEGSADLPDLGVFSSTDSHSFKDEGVVQSDYADLWLLNDLKSSDPYRSLSNSSTATGTTVIECIKSQESSESQTSQSGSRATTPSLPSVEGDFKLTSPEKLASLASPSSGYSSQSETPTSSLPSAFFPGPLSPSSGKRKPKVPERKSSLSSLSFRDGSTSKKDLELPMIPPSHLDLSALSSVCSKASAYRTQNQIFHQTQQKAAVSMSAKPSAPSNPEVFNAHSMSITPAVLHSVQLRSISKKHERGHEDKTTSKLKCPTADLTSSLSIGKPLEFKNAQLHSSHHHFTSLKEVSESAFTSNEELSSEEAACKENETRNEQDKGASLECRTAFRLPSEPSVDVTDRTSSDEEDTCRESVGAPVCSLDCSPQSDAVQEQKDEAPEEQICSSSSVLYHSPKSLDPVPATDSQTELLQVNPVNCEGSKDEESVSSEVLPTSASVDGIEESTPETEDYFSKDATLSDSTLSQLCDEPKPEDDSVFLTPTKTRTTEDLFAMIHRSKRKLLGRKESADLGVRNRFSAASGTTSLSSSVSSPVSSVSPPSVVTSPGVQRVPGPIYRNAKRSSTSNEEFKLLLLKKGSRSESSYRMSATEILKSPITPKSPGDSLTESPRDEEFASPLQQQLHHSGPDQISSPYPKANTEGFSPKFFSTSAASRSGRSRIPPPANSSRYSMRSRFFSTPMQAISEGETENSDGSPHDDRSSQGSM, from the exons atgagaagcagttcCCAAGTCATCACCTCATGTGTCATCCCCATTAATGTGACTG GGGTTGGCTTTGACAGAGATGCTAGTGTGCGCTGCTCACTCGTTCATTCGCAGTCTGTGcttcagaggaggaggaagctgaGGAGACGAAGGACTATCCACGGCGTTCCCAGACAGGTGCAGCAAGATTTGG ATTCAGATGACTCTCCTGGCTCCAGAGAGCGGACAGTGATAGTTCATACCAGTCCTGACATCACGCTCTCCAATGAGGAACTGGCCAACCATCTCAGCACCAGGGACTCAGGTTGCCAAACAGAAGACTTTCTGATCTCAGGAGTGCCATCTCGCAGGAGGATCAGGGGCCAAAGAGGCCAGGGAGTCTCACTCTCACGCTCTGCAGGCAACATCTCGTCTCTGCTGGATAGCACTGACACCATGTTTACTGCCTCTGTAGGAGCACGGCTGCGCTCTCGGAGTCTGCCCCGAGAAGGGAGCCAGATAATAAACAATGGACAtaatgacagtgatgatgaggaAGAGCTTTCCCCCTTTGATACTGAGGATTTTATGCCTGGACCTGGTGAGTTGATTCTGAAGGATGAAGAAGAGAGCACAGATGACCAGACCTCGTCTGAACACCAGTTGGGCTTGAAGTACAACCAGCTGTCAGAGAGTTCTAAACACCGCtggatggagagaacaagatCCCAGCTGCCAAGGAAGGTCGACATGGGCAGCTGTGAGATCTCGTCTAGTTCAGACACATTTAGTAGCCCCGTCCACTCCGTCTCAGCTGCAGGAGTACTGGAAGGCCAGTTGGATCATAAGGAGGACCACCAGTCCTCTAGTGGGAACTGGAGTGGGAGCAGCTCCACTTGCCCTTCACAGACATCAGACACAATCCCCCCTGCAGCCTCTCCACTGCTGACCGGGTCCTCACACTGTGACTCTGAGCTGTCACTAAACACTGCCGCTCACAACAACGAAGATCAGACTGGCTTCATGCTTGACAACTACCAAGGCCTCAGGACCCAGCGGGCAGGCTCCTTCTCTTCCACAGCTATGGACATATTAGAGGAAGCAGGGGTCAGTACTCCCATGGAGGGGGGATGGCGGTACACCCCCCCAGATCCTTCTCACTTACAGGACTTCAGTCCTGAGCCAAGCAGGGAGGCTGAGAGCAGCCTGGGCTGCCCTAGCTTCACCAGCATGGCCACATGTGAGAGCAGCTACTCTGACAAACCACTGTCGGAGAAGGCAGATACTATCTCCCACTATTCTGTGGACACTGAAGGGTACTACACCTCAATGCACTTTGACTGCGGTCTGAAAGGCAGCAAAAGCTTCACGTACAACTATGTAGCCTCAAGCTCTGACTGTGGTTTGTCTGACATAAGTGGACACATGACCCTCGGGAGACGCTGTCTGTCTTTGAGAAAACCAAAGGTGAAGCCATGTCCGCCTAAGAGGAGTTCATCCTTAAGGAAAATATGCAGTGAGGGAAACATCCCTGGCAAGAAGGAACCAAAGATTACATGCGGGCAGCAACTTCCACTGTCTTCCCAGCAGAGAAAACTGAAGCTGGCTTTGTCTGGCTCTCCGGGTTGTGTAGAAAACAGTTCACAGGTCAGAGAGCCACTTGTGGTCTGGGGGGTTGAGGGCTCAGCTGATCTTCCTGATTTAGGTGTGTTCAGCTCCACTGATTCACATTCATTTAAGGATGAGGGGGTTGTACAGTCAGACTATGCAGATCTGTGGCTTCTGAATGATTTAAAATCCAGCGATCCCTATCGCTCTTTATCAAACTCCAGTACAGCCACCGGCACAACCGTTATCGAATGCATCAAGTCACAGGAAAGCTCAGAGTCACAGACATCACAGTCTGGCTCCAGAGCCACTACTCCTTCACTTCCATCAGTGGAGGGAGACTTCAAGCTAACGTCTCCTGAGAAGCTAGCAAGTCTCGCTAGTCCATCCAGTGGCTACTCCAGTCAGTCAGAAACCCCCACCTCCTCATTAccttctgctttttttcccgGGCCACTGTCACCATCCAGCGGCAAGAGAAAGCCCAAGGTACCAGAGAGGAAGTCGTCTCTGTCCTCGCTGTCCTTCAGGGATGGATCCACATCAAAGAAAGACCTGGAGCTGCCGATGATCCCTCCCTCCCACCTTGATTTAAGTGCCCTTTCCAGTGTCTGCAGCAAGGCCTCAGCTTACAGAACTCAGAATCAAATCTTccatcaaacacaacaaaaggctgcagtgtCAATGTCAGCCAAACCCTCAGCACCCTCTAACCCAGAAGTGTTTAATGCCCATTCCATGTCCATCACACCCGCTGTGCTGCACTCAGTACAACTTAGATCCATCAGCAAGAAGCATGAAAGAGGTCATGAGGACAAAACAACTTCCAAACTGAAATGTCCCACTGCAGACTTAACAAGCTCACTTTCCATTGGCAAACCTTTAGAGTTTAAGAATGCACAGTTACACAGCTCACATCATCATTTCACATCTTTGAAAGAGGTCAGTGAATCAGCATTTACCTCTAATGAGGAGCTTTCAAGTGAAGAAGCAGCGTGTAAGGAGAACGAGACCAGGAACGAGCAGGACAAAGGGGCTTCTTTAGAGTGCAGGACAGCATTCAGGTTGCCATCAGAGCCGTCAGTAGACGTCACGGACAGGACAAGTAGTGATGAAGAAGACACATGCAGAGAATCAGTAGGAGCACCTGTCTGCTCTTTGGACTGCAGCCCACAGTCAGACGCTGTACAAGAGCAAAAAGATGAGGCACCTGAAGAGCAAAtatgttcttcttcctctgttctCTACCATTCACCCAAGAGTCTTGATCCAGTGCCTGCTACTGACAGTCAGACAGAGCTGTTGCAAGTGAATCCAGTCAATTGTGAAGGTAGCAAAGATGAGGAATCTGTGTCATCAGAGGTTTTACCCACAAGTGCCTCTGTGGACGGCATAGAGGAGTCCACACCGGAGACAGAAGATTACTTCAGTAAag ACGCCACACTGAGTGATAGTACGTTGTCCCAGCTGTGTGATGAACCAAAGCCAGAGGATGACAGTGTGTTTCTGACCCCCACCAAAACTCGCACCACTGAGGATCTGTTTGCTATGATACACAG GTCTAAAAGGAAATTGTTAGGTAGGAAGGAGTCTGCTGATTTGGGTGTGCGGAACCGCTTCAGCGCTGCATCAGGGACCACATCACTTAGTAGCTCTGTGAGCTCCCCTGTCTCTTCGGTGTCACCCCCATCTGTCGTGACCTCACCAGGAGTGCAGAGGGTCCCTGGACCCATCTACAGAAACGCAAAGAGGTCCAGCACCTCCAACGAGGAGTTCAAACTACTGCTACTTAAAAAGGGCAGCCGCTCAGAATCTAGTTATCGCATGTCAGCAACAGAGATCCTCAAAAGCCCCATTACTCCTAAATCACCTGGAGATTCCTTGACAGAGTCACCCAGAGATGAGGAGTTTGCCTCCCCACTGCAACAACAACTGCATCATTCAGGACCAGATCAGATCTCTAGCCCCTACCCTAAAGCCAACACTGAGGGCTTCTCTCCAAAATTCTTCTCCACATCTGCTGCTTCCAGATCGGGCCGTTCCCGAATCCCACCGCCTGCCAACAGCAGCCGCTACAGCATGCGCAGCAGATTTTTCTCAACACCCATGCAGGCCATTTCTGAGGGTGAGACGGAGAACTCAGACGGAAGCCCTCATGATGACCGCTCATCCCAGGGCTCCATGTAG
- the nhsa gene encoding actin remodeling regulator NHS isoform X1, with product MPFAKRVVEPQLLCRYQIPNDEGLLFEDLVSISNVALSRTLRQLSDLAKHACSIFQELENDLTSTSLRVRGLQSKITQLQQSCSKLDPRQEAVPVSNLDVESKLTSHYQSPWHQQKNVFHPSTRPACVEELHRQANLSLWALHQDPQKRKKRVTISVSAMPPMPMFPSPRNIHKQETGGTNLTTFESTRSSSPTECCRFSPWSRKAAPSDFDGVALGHRSKFPIPNIPSTLDKQTNWSKALPLPTPEERMRSSSQVITSCVIPINVTGVGFDRDASVRCSLVHSQSVLQRRRKLRRRRTIHGVPRQVQQDLDSDDSPGSRERTVIVHTSPDITLSNEELANHLSTRDSGCQTEDFLISGVPSRRRIRGQRGQGVSLSRSAGNISSLLDSTDTMFTASVGARLRSRSLPREGSQIINNGHNDSDDEEELSPFDTEDFMPGPGELILKDEEESTDDQTSSEHQLGLKYNQLSESSKHRWMERTRSQLPRKVDMGSCEISSSSDTFSSPVHSVSAAGVLEGQLDHKEDHQSSSGNWSGSSSTCPSQTSDTIPPAASPLLTGSSHCDSELSLNTAAHNNEDQTGFMLDNYQGLRTQRAGSFSSTAMDILEEAGVSTPMEGGWRYTPPDPSHLQDFSPEPSREAESSLGCPSFTSMATCESSYSDKPLSEKADTISHYSVDTEGYYTSMHFDCGLKGSKSFTYNYVASSSDCGLSDISGHMTLGRRCLSLRKPKVKPCPPKRSSSLRKICSEGNIPGKKEPKITCGQQLPLSSQQRKLKLALSGSPGCVENSSQVREPLVVWGVEGSADLPDLGVFSSTDSHSFKDEGVVQSDYADLWLLNDLKSSDPYRSLSNSSTATGTTVIECIKSQESSESQTSQSGSRATTPSLPSVEGDFKLTSPEKLASLASPSSGYSSQSETPTSSLPSAFFPGPLSPSSGKRKPKVPERKSSLSSLSFRDGSTSKKDLELPMIPPSHLDLSALSSVCSKASAYRTQNQIFHQTQQKAAVSMSAKPSAPSNPEVFNAHSMSITPAVLHSVQLRSISKKHERGHEDKTTSKLKCPTADLTSSLSIGKPLEFKNAQLHSSHHHFTSLKEVSESAFTSNEELSSEEAACKENETRNEQDKGASLECRTAFRLPSEPSVDVTDRTSSDEEDTCRESVGAPVCSLDCSPQSDAVQEQKDEAPEEQICSSSSVLYHSPKSLDPVPATDSQTELLQVNPVNCEGSKDEESVSSEVLPTSASVDGIEESTPETEDYFSKDATLSDSTLSQLCDEPKPEDDSVFLTPTKTRTTEDLFAMIHRSKRKLLGRKESADLGVRNRFSAASGTTSLSSSVSSPVSSVSPPSVVTSPGVQRVPGPIYRNAKRSSTSNEEFKLLLLKKGSRSESSYRMSATEILKSPITPKSPGDSLTESPRDEEFASPLQQQLHHSGPDQISSPYPKANTEGFSPKFFSTSAASRSGRSRIPPPANSSRYSMRSRFFSTPMQAISEGETENSDGSPHDDRSSQGSM from the exons CGGTGTCAAACCTGGATGTGGAGAGTAAGCTGACATCACATTACCAATCTCCCTGGCATCAGCAGAAGAATGTTTTCCACCCCTCCACAAGACCAGCATGCGTAGAAGAGCTCCACAGGCAAGCCAACCTCAGCCTGTGGGCCCTGCACCAAG ATCCccagaagaggaaaaaaagagtaacAATCTCCGTCTCGGCCATGCCCCCAATGCCCATGTTCCCCTCTCCTCGGAACAttcacaaacaggaaacaggaggCACAAATTTGACAACG TTTGAATCCACCCGCTCCTCCTCCCCTACCGAATGTTGCAGATTCTCTCCCTGGAGCAGAAAG GCTGCACCCTCTGATTTTGACGGGGTGGCTCTAGGTCACCGGTCTAAGTTTCCCATCCCTAACATACCTTCCACCCTGGACAAGCAGACTAACTGGTCTAAAGCCTTGCCACTGCCCACCCCAGAGGaaagaatgagaagcagttcCCAAGTCATCACCTCATGTGTCATCCCCATTAATGTGACTG GGGTTGGCTTTGACAGAGATGCTAGTGTGCGCTGCTCACTCGTTCATTCGCAGTCTGTGcttcagaggaggaggaagctgaGGAGACGAAGGACTATCCACGGCGTTCCCAGACAGGTGCAGCAAGATTTGG ATTCAGATGACTCTCCTGGCTCCAGAGAGCGGACAGTGATAGTTCATACCAGTCCTGACATCACGCTCTCCAATGAGGAACTGGCCAACCATCTCAGCACCAGGGACTCAGGTTGCCAAACAGAAGACTTTCTGATCTCAGGAGTGCCATCTCGCAGGAGGATCAGGGGCCAAAGAGGCCAGGGAGTCTCACTCTCACGCTCTGCAGGCAACATCTCGTCTCTGCTGGATAGCACTGACACCATGTTTACTGCCTCTGTAGGAGCACGGCTGCGCTCTCGGAGTCTGCCCCGAGAAGGGAGCCAGATAATAAACAATGGACAtaatgacagtgatgatgaggaAGAGCTTTCCCCCTTTGATACTGAGGATTTTATGCCTGGACCTGGTGAGTTGATTCTGAAGGATGAAGAAGAGAGCACAGATGACCAGACCTCGTCTGAACACCAGTTGGGCTTGAAGTACAACCAGCTGTCAGAGAGTTCTAAACACCGCtggatggagagaacaagatCCCAGCTGCCAAGGAAGGTCGACATGGGCAGCTGTGAGATCTCGTCTAGTTCAGACACATTTAGTAGCCCCGTCCACTCCGTCTCAGCTGCAGGAGTACTGGAAGGCCAGTTGGATCATAAGGAGGACCACCAGTCCTCTAGTGGGAACTGGAGTGGGAGCAGCTCCACTTGCCCTTCACAGACATCAGACACAATCCCCCCTGCAGCCTCTCCACTGCTGACCGGGTCCTCACACTGTGACTCTGAGCTGTCACTAAACACTGCCGCTCACAACAACGAAGATCAGACTGGCTTCATGCTTGACAACTACCAAGGCCTCAGGACCCAGCGGGCAGGCTCCTTCTCTTCCACAGCTATGGACATATTAGAGGAAGCAGGGGTCAGTACTCCCATGGAGGGGGGATGGCGGTACACCCCCCCAGATCCTTCTCACTTACAGGACTTCAGTCCTGAGCCAAGCAGGGAGGCTGAGAGCAGCCTGGGCTGCCCTAGCTTCACCAGCATGGCCACATGTGAGAGCAGCTACTCTGACAAACCACTGTCGGAGAAGGCAGATACTATCTCCCACTATTCTGTGGACACTGAAGGGTACTACACCTCAATGCACTTTGACTGCGGTCTGAAAGGCAGCAAAAGCTTCACGTACAACTATGTAGCCTCAAGCTCTGACTGTGGTTTGTCTGACATAAGTGGACACATGACCCTCGGGAGACGCTGTCTGTCTTTGAGAAAACCAAAGGTGAAGCCATGTCCGCCTAAGAGGAGTTCATCCTTAAGGAAAATATGCAGTGAGGGAAACATCCCTGGCAAGAAGGAACCAAAGATTACATGCGGGCAGCAACTTCCACTGTCTTCCCAGCAGAGAAAACTGAAGCTGGCTTTGTCTGGCTCTCCGGGTTGTGTAGAAAACAGTTCACAGGTCAGAGAGCCACTTGTGGTCTGGGGGGTTGAGGGCTCAGCTGATCTTCCTGATTTAGGTGTGTTCAGCTCCACTGATTCACATTCATTTAAGGATGAGGGGGTTGTACAGTCAGACTATGCAGATCTGTGGCTTCTGAATGATTTAAAATCCAGCGATCCCTATCGCTCTTTATCAAACTCCAGTACAGCCACCGGCACAACCGTTATCGAATGCATCAAGTCACAGGAAAGCTCAGAGTCACAGACATCACAGTCTGGCTCCAGAGCCACTACTCCTTCACTTCCATCAGTGGAGGGAGACTTCAAGCTAACGTCTCCTGAGAAGCTAGCAAGTCTCGCTAGTCCATCCAGTGGCTACTCCAGTCAGTCAGAAACCCCCACCTCCTCATTAccttctgctttttttcccgGGCCACTGTCACCATCCAGCGGCAAGAGAAAGCCCAAGGTACCAGAGAGGAAGTCGTCTCTGTCCTCGCTGTCCTTCAGGGATGGATCCACATCAAAGAAAGACCTGGAGCTGCCGATGATCCCTCCCTCCCACCTTGATTTAAGTGCCCTTTCCAGTGTCTGCAGCAAGGCCTCAGCTTACAGAACTCAGAATCAAATCTTccatcaaacacaacaaaaggctgcagtgtCAATGTCAGCCAAACCCTCAGCACCCTCTAACCCAGAAGTGTTTAATGCCCATTCCATGTCCATCACACCCGCTGTGCTGCACTCAGTACAACTTAGATCCATCAGCAAGAAGCATGAAAGAGGTCATGAGGACAAAACAACTTCCAAACTGAAATGTCCCACTGCAGACTTAACAAGCTCACTTTCCATTGGCAAACCTTTAGAGTTTAAGAATGCACAGTTACACAGCTCACATCATCATTTCACATCTTTGAAAGAGGTCAGTGAATCAGCATTTACCTCTAATGAGGAGCTTTCAAGTGAAGAAGCAGCGTGTAAGGAGAACGAGACCAGGAACGAGCAGGACAAAGGGGCTTCTTTAGAGTGCAGGACAGCATTCAGGTTGCCATCAGAGCCGTCAGTAGACGTCACGGACAGGACAAGTAGTGATGAAGAAGACACATGCAGAGAATCAGTAGGAGCACCTGTCTGCTCTTTGGACTGCAGCCCACAGTCAGACGCTGTACAAGAGCAAAAAGATGAGGCACCTGAAGAGCAAAtatgttcttcttcctctgttctCTACCATTCACCCAAGAGTCTTGATCCAGTGCCTGCTACTGACAGTCAGACAGAGCTGTTGCAAGTGAATCCAGTCAATTGTGAAGGTAGCAAAGATGAGGAATCTGTGTCATCAGAGGTTTTACCCACAAGTGCCTCTGTGGACGGCATAGAGGAGTCCACACCGGAGACAGAAGATTACTTCAGTAAag ACGCCACACTGAGTGATAGTACGTTGTCCCAGCTGTGTGATGAACCAAAGCCAGAGGATGACAGTGTGTTTCTGACCCCCACCAAAACTCGCACCACTGAGGATCTGTTTGCTATGATACACAG GTCTAAAAGGAAATTGTTAGGTAGGAAGGAGTCTGCTGATTTGGGTGTGCGGAACCGCTTCAGCGCTGCATCAGGGACCACATCACTTAGTAGCTCTGTGAGCTCCCCTGTCTCTTCGGTGTCACCCCCATCTGTCGTGACCTCACCAGGAGTGCAGAGGGTCCCTGGACCCATCTACAGAAACGCAAAGAGGTCCAGCACCTCCAACGAGGAGTTCAAACTACTGCTACTTAAAAAGGGCAGCCGCTCAGAATCTAGTTATCGCATGTCAGCAACAGAGATCCTCAAAAGCCCCATTACTCCTAAATCACCTGGAGATTCCTTGACAGAGTCACCCAGAGATGAGGAGTTTGCCTCCCCACTGCAACAACAACTGCATCATTCAGGACCAGATCAGATCTCTAGCCCCTACCCTAAAGCCAACACTGAGGGCTTCTCTCCAAAATTCTTCTCCACATCTGCTGCTTCCAGATCGGGCCGTTCCCGAATCCCACCGCCTGCCAACAGCAGCCGCTACAGCATGCGCAGCAGATTTTTCTCAACACCCATGCAGGCCATTTCTGAGGGTGAGACGGAGAACTCAGACGGAAGCCCTCATGATGACCGCTCATCCCAGGGCTCCATGTAG
- the zmp:0000001174 gene encoding retinoic acid-induced protein 2 — protein MEGSDDVSVTITQPQTDVCSTGVGGGEITSKVEDGAASLIPADSCDGSMTGLNKGGLSNLVEPPAPSVVNPNTESAGGVALKVATTVLHPVCLGESPLMLPIHLQMAGAAGPQLGQMGTAPYLITSQSPVSLPLVLDQQVLQHMSPSVIPQSTNCPQLPLQNNVLCPNPLTLGFPPAVDQKSAGQVQDANLLSLLQNPAFAAILQDLFPSQAGSSTCQSPGSTFFPLPPLTPPYTSPLAPLVPPATLLVPYPVIIPLPVPLPIPLPIPIPVPQNEDSKGNVPKPVCSVSKSTQTSPKDTTSPSLSSGRCMPSFQPQNVSLSSLPLDEGQVLDLSVRACPVQPKQEYPSPQQDTVLDLSVPGVRKKCVQSCSSSGSPGQNRALAFQSGQDTGGTSLSLGVECTQSLDSKLLGSLASLEFSRQHKWVVDSSASGSSSLGQEASLSRAGNLEIVSTSQTAKVIVSVKDAIPAILCGKIKGLSGVSTKNFSIKRDSSQGTSLQQLYGVPSASQREQHDPNDHLKKVSKNRAIKLKKVSSQEIHFLPIKKQRLAALLPRK, from the coding sequence ATGGAGGGCAGTGATGATGTGTCTGTCACCATTACTCAGCCCCAGACTGATGTGTGCAGCACTGGAGTGGGAGGAGGAGAAATCACCAGTAAAGTGGAGGATGGAGCAGCTTCACTCATTCCTGCTGATTCCTGTGACGGTAGCATGACAGGACTGAACAAAGGCGGACTCTCAAACCTGGTGGAGCCTCCTGCACCGTCAGTGGTGAATCCCAATACTGAAAGTGCGGGAGGCGTGGCGCTTAAAGTAGCCACAACTGTACTACACCCAGTGTGTCTGGGGGAGAGTCCGCTCATGCTACCTATTCACCTCCAGATGGCCGGAGCAGCCGGGCCTCAACTCGGCCAAATGGGGACGGCACCATACCTGATAACAAGCCAAAGCCCAGTTTCGCTTCCCCTGGTCTTGGATCAGCAGGTCCTCCAGCACATGAGTCCTTCTGTAATTCCCCAGTCCACTAACTGCCCTCAGTTGCCTCTGCAGAATAACGTCCTGTGTCCGAATCCTCTGACCTTAGGTTTTCCTCCAGCTGTGGACCAGAAATCAGCAGGACAAGTGCAGGATGCCAACCTGCTCTCTCTCCTGCAGAATCCAGCTTTTGCAGCCATCTTGCAGGACCTTTTCCCTTCCCAGGCGGGTTCATCAACCTGTCAGTCACCAGGGTCTACGTTCTTCCCACTCCCTCCCCTCACACCCCCCTACACCTCCCCTCTAGCCCCATTAGTTCCTCCTGCCACACTTCTAGTCCCTTACCCTGTCATCATTCCCCTGCCAGTGCCTCTGCCTATCCCTCTGCCCATCCCTATCCCGGTCCCTCAGAATGAGGACTCAAAGGGGAACGTGCCAAAACCAGTTTGCAGCGTGAGTAAAAGCACTCAGACTTCTCCAAAAGATACTACCTCTCCTTCATTGTCTTCAGGAAGATGCATGCCATCATTTCAGCCACAaaatgtgtctctgtcctcGCTTCCTTTAGATGAAGGACAGGTTTTAGACCTTTCCGTCAGGGCATGTCCAGTTCAACCAAAACAGGAATATCCCAGCCCACAGCAGGACACTGTGCTTGACTTGTCAGTGCCTGGTGTGAGGAAAAAGTGTGTGCAGTCATGTAGTTCCAGTGGCTCTCCAGGACAAAACCGAGCACTCGCGTTCCAGTCCGGGCAGGACACTGGTGGTACGTCTTTGTCTCTTGGTGTTGAATGCACTCAGAGTTTAGATTCCAAGCTCCTGGGCAGTCTGGCTTCGCTGGAGTTCAGCCGACAGCACAAgtgggtggttgacagcagtgCCAGTGGATCTAGCTCTCTGGGTCAGGAAGCATCTCTCAGCAGAGCGGGAAACCTGGAGATAGTCAGCACCTCACAGACGGCCAAGGTCATTGTCTCAGTGAAGGACGCCATCCCTGCCATCCTCTGCGGGAAGATTAAAGGCCTCTCAGGAGTCTCCACCAAGAACTTCTCCATCAAACGGGACAGCAGCCAGGGGACgtctctgcagcagctgtaCGGAGTGCCGTCTGCATCCCAGCGGGAGCAGCACGACCCCAACGACCATCTTAAAAAGGTCTCTAAAAACAGAGCCATCAAACTGAAGAAGGTCAGCTCACAGGAGATCCACTTCCTCCCCATTAAAAAGCAGAGACTTGCAGCGCTGCTTCCCAGGAAGTGA